GCAACCAGGGCTGGATGGAGCAATTTCGCCTGGAAGATCCCGTGCTGGGCGAGGGCGTCCTGGGCTCGTTGAACCTGGTTCGCGTGCCGCCGGTGGCCAGCATTCCGGTGAGCCGCACCCTCGAAGAGGCGCTCGCCCAGCGCATCATCCCCGAGGCGGTCCGCGTCGCGGTCGCGAAGGCCGAGGGCAGCCAGGTGAAGTGGGTGGAGCTCGAGCTCACCGGTCCCATTCCGGCCGAGACCATGGCGGCGCTCATCGCCATGAAGACCGACCTGGTGAAGACCGGCGTGGTGCAGCTCTCCGCGGCCGATCGTCCCAAGGTCACGCCGCGTCCGGAGCCCGAGCCGATCCGGCCGATTTCCAAGCCCGCCGCGCGGCCGTCGCGGCCCTCGAAGACCGCGGCCAAGGCCTCGACCAAGAAGCCCACCAAGGCCAAGAAGCCGGCGGCCAAGAAGCCCGCTGCCCGCGTGGCCAAGCCCGCCAAGAAGCCCGCTGCCAAGAAGGCCGCGAAGGGCAAGCGCCGCTAGCCCCGACCCACTTCGAGGAGCACCCCAACCGCGCGACCTCGCGCGGTTTTTCATTTCTCGATCACCGCGTCCCGCAACTCGCGCGCAGGGCCCGGGTTGGAGTGCTCGAACGTCACGCCGCAGCGGCCGACGCGGCCCAACGAAAGCTCCCGAGGAGGAACCATGAACCGCTTGATGAAGCTCAGCCTGGTCGTCGCTTCGACCTCGCTGTTTGCCTGTGGCCTGAGCAAGACCACCACCGCCATCCAGGACAACGCGCCCACGTACTCGAACGCAGCGCTCGACATGGAGAGCGGCGACACCAGCAGTCCCTCGAACGAGCAGACCGCCGCCCTCGACCAAGGCTCGTGCCACCCGTACCTCTTCGCGCGCACGCGCAACGTGGTGCGCCGGCTGAACTGGCACCTCTACAAGGTGCTCTTCATGTTCGACCACGTGATCGCCGAGCACCCGAGCGCGCAGTCGGGCGCCACCGCGACCTGGGAGCGCAAGGGCCCCATCAACACCTTCCGCGTGGTGGGCACCAAGGTCAGCGAGACCGAGTTCACCTACGAAGTCGACGTGAAGAAGAGCAGCGCCGACGACTCGACCTTCGTGAAGGTGGCCAACGCGGACATCACCGTCGCCGACGCGACCAACGCGGGCAACACCGCGGGTGACGCGCGCAACGAGAGCGGCACGCTCAGCATCGACTTCGGCGCCCTGGGCAGCGTGGTGACCACCGAGACCGCCACGGGCACGCTCAACTACAAGTTCAGCATCTCCGGCCAGCAGCGCGACATCGAGGTCACCCTCGCGAACTTCACCCCGAACGACACCATCACCGACATCTCGCCGCGCAACGCGCACTACGTCTTCACCCGCACCGTGGGTGTGGGCGGCAGCCTCAAGTACACCGACGAGCTCATCCTGCTCTGCCCGTACCTCAACGGCGCGCCCAACACCGCCGCCCGCTCGAGCGTGAACACGGTGTTCCGCTGGACGCACCTCTCGGACGGCACCTTCGTGGCCCGCGGCGACACGGCGGCCACTGCGGACTCGGCCGACACCAACACGCCCAACATCCCCAGCGGCGACAAGATCGAGGGCGTCACCTGCGGCACCCTGGGCAACGGCGACGCGGAGAAGTACTGGATGATGAAGCTCGAGGACTCGAGCGGCGCCACGATCCAGTCGGGCACCTTCAGCTACGACTCGCTGCCCAACACGGATCCCACCACGGCCTGCGACGCGGCCTTCGGCCCCATCCCGAGCACCGATAACGGCACCAACGACTACGACTTCTCGAGCGTGAACTTCGCCGACCCGACCGCGGTGAGCTTCCCGAGCCAGGGCTAGTCGAAAGACGAGCGCAGCACGCGCGGCCGTCGTCCCTCCGGGGGCGGCGGCCGTTGTGTTAGAAGCGGCGCATGCCCTGGACGCCGCTCATCGACGTCGCGCAGCTGCCGCCGGGCCGCGGCGTGGTGGTGGATCGGCCGGGCGGGGCGCTCGCGGTGTTCGTCGAGAACGGCGTGCCCCACGTGCTCGAGAACACCTGCCCGCATCGCGACGGCGATCTCGGGGAAGGCCACGTGGTGAATGGCTGCGTGTACTGTCCGCTCCATGCTTGGCCGTTCGACCTGCGCACCGGCGAATCGCCCACGCATCCGTTGGCGCGGGTGCGCGTGTTTCCCGCCCGCATCGAAGGCGGAAAGGTCGAGGCCGAGTTAGAGAACGCGCAGGTCGAATCGCAAGGAGCCCGCTAGATGCCGCCGCGCATGCAGGTCGAGGTCGACTTCCGCTTCTCCGCCGCGCACGCCCTGCCGCTGTACGAGGGCCCGTGTCAGCGCATGCACGGCCACAACTACAAGCTGCGCGTGATCTCGACCGCCACGCTGAATCCCAAGACCGGCATCGCCCTCGACTTTGGCGACGTGCAGAAGGTCGTGCAGCGCGAGATCATGCCGCAGTGTGATCACCGCGTGCTCAACGACTTCATGGAGAATCCCACCGCGGAGAACGTGATCCTCTGGATGTGGGAGAAGCTGAAGGGGCCGCTGCCGGGGTTGCTCGAGCTGCGGCTCTGGGAGCAAGACGAGTTCTGCATGGTGTACCGGGGCGAGTGATGCCGAAGCCGGATCGAGCGCGCATGCAGGCGGCGGTCCGGGCCTTCCTCGAGGCCGCGGGCCTCGACGCATCCGCGGATGTGAACCTGCGCGAGACGCCCGAGCGTGTGACGGAAGCCTGGGCCGACGAGTTTCTCGATGGCTACCAGCGCACCGCGAAGGACGCGCTCGGTGAGACCTACCCGGTGCCTGCGAGCGGCAGGGGCGAGCTGGTGGTCGTGAGCGGAATTGCGTTCCACTCGGCGTGTCCGCACCACCTGCTGCCGTATCGCGGCGTGGCGCACCTCGCGTACGTGCCGAACGATCGCGTGGTGGGTTTCGGCAAGCTCTCGACGCTCGTGGATGTCCTCGCGCATCGCCTGGTGCTGCAGGAGGATCTCGCGCGCGAGATCGCGAA
The Deltaproteobacteria bacterium DNA segment above includes these coding regions:
- a CDS encoding Rieske 2Fe-2S domain-containing protein; the protein is MPWTPLIDVAQLPPGRGVVVDRPGGALAVFVENGVPHVLENTCPHRDGDLGEGHVVNGCVYCPLHAWPFDLRTGESPTHPLARVRVFPARIEGGKVEAELENAQVESQGAR
- a CDS encoding 6-carboxytetrahydropterin synthase → MPPRMQVEVDFRFSAAHALPLYEGPCQRMHGHNYKLRVISTATLNPKTGIALDFGDVQKVVQREIMPQCDHRVLNDFMENPTAENVILWMWEKLKGPLPGLLELRLWEQDEFCMVYRGE
- a CDS encoding GTP cyclohydrolase I, whose amino-acid sequence is MPKPDRARMQAAVRAFLEAAGLDASADVNLRETPERVTEAWADEFLDGYQRTAKDALGETYPVPASGRGELVVVSGIAFHSACPHHLLPYRGVAHLAYVPNDRVVGFGKLSTLVDVLAHRLVLQEDLAREIANALVRELGALGAACAIRAEQACLRMRGEEQPHAVTYSESYAGTLATDAELRARFVRVVGP